The Pseudomonas azadiae genome includes a window with the following:
- a CDS encoding NUDIX hydrolase: MTWQPHITVATLVEDNGRFLMVEELKGGRAVLNQPAGHLDPDETLTEAAVRETLEETGWDVEPTGIVGIYLYTAPSNGVTYQRVCFIAKALRHHPEYQLDEGILRARWLTRDELMALRDEWRSELIIRCIDDYLAGQRHSLELIRPSL; this comes from the coding sequence ATGACCTGGCAACCCCACATCACCGTCGCCACCCTCGTCGAAGACAACGGCCGCTTCCTGATGGTCGAAGAACTCAAGGGCGGCCGCGCGGTGCTCAACCAGCCCGCCGGTCACCTTGACCCGGACGAAACCCTGACCGAAGCCGCCGTGCGCGAAACACTTGAGGAAACCGGCTGGGACGTGGAGCCCACCGGCATCGTCGGCATCTACCTGTACACCGCCCCGAGCAATGGCGTGACCTATCAACGCGTCTGCTTTATCGCCAAGGCGCTGAGACATCACCCCGAGTATCAACTCGACGAAGGCATCCTCCGCGCCCGCTGGCTGACCCGCGACGAGCTGATGGCCTTGCGCGACGAGTGGCGCAGCGAGCTGATCATCCGCTGTATCGATGATTATCTGGCCGGCCAGCGCCACAGTCTCGAATTGATCCGCCCTTCCCTTTAG
- a CDS encoding ribosomal protein uL16 3-hydroxylase, with the protein MNPDIPLQLLGGITAREFLRDYWQKKPLLIRQAIPDFESPIDADELAGLALEEEVESRLVIEHGERPWELRRGPFAEDAFSTLPEREWTLLVQAVDQFVPEVAELLEQFRFLPSWRIDDVMISFAAPGGSVGPHFDNYDVFLLQAQGKRNWKIGQMCSSESPLLQHADLRILADFEESAEWVLEPGDMLYLPPRLAHFGIAEDDCMTYSVGFRAPSAAEVLTHFTDFLAQYLTDEERYTDADAQPVSDPHQIQSDALDRLKSLLAEHMSDERMLLTWFGQFMTEPRYPELVAGEEVAEEDFVSSLQDGAILVRNPSARMAWSEVDDDVLLFASGQSRYLPGKLRELLKLICAADALHADNLGPWLADEDGRDLLCELVKQGSLGFADE; encoded by the coding sequence ATGAATCCTGATATCCCTCTTCAACTTCTGGGCGGCATCACTGCACGGGAATTCCTGCGCGATTACTGGCAGAAGAAACCGCTGCTGATCCGCCAGGCCATCCCTGACTTCGAAAGCCCGATCGACGCCGACGAACTGGCTGGCTTGGCCCTGGAAGAAGAAGTCGAATCGCGCCTGGTGATCGAACACGGCGAACGCCCCTGGGAACTGCGTCGCGGCCCGTTTGCCGAAGATGCCTTCAGCACCTTGCCCGAGCGCGAATGGACCCTGCTGGTACAGGCGGTCGACCAGTTCGTGCCGGAAGTCGCCGAGCTGCTGGAGCAGTTCCGCTTCCTGCCGAGCTGGCGCATCGACGATGTGATGATCAGCTTCGCCGCACCGGGTGGCAGCGTCGGTCCGCACTTCGACAACTATGACGTGTTCCTGCTGCAAGCCCAGGGCAAGCGCAACTGGAAGATCGGCCAGATGTGCAGCTCCGAGAGCCCGCTGCTGCAGCACGCCGACCTGCGCATCCTCGCCGACTTCGAAGAAAGCGCCGAATGGGTGCTGGAACCGGGCGACATGCTCTACCTGCCGCCGCGGCTGGCGCATTTCGGCATCGCCGAAGATGACTGCATGACCTACTCGGTCGGTTTCCGCGCACCGAGTGCCGCTGAAGTGCTGACCCACTTCACCGACTTCCTCGCCCAGTACCTGACCGACGAAGAACGCTACACCGACGCCGACGCCCAGCCGGTCAGCGACCCGCACCAGATCCAGAGCGACGCACTGGACCGCCTCAAGAGCCTGCTGGCCGAGCACATGAGCGACGAGCGCATGCTGCTCACCTGGTTCGGCCAGTTCATGACTGAACCGCGCTACCCTGAACTGGTGGCCGGTGAAGAAGTGGCCGAAGAGGATTTTGTCAGCAGCCTGCAAGACGGCGCGATCCTGGTGCGCAACCCGAGCGCGCGCATGGCCTGGTCGGAAGTGGACGATGACGTGCTGCTGTTCGCCAGCGGCCAGAGCCGTTACCTGCCGGGCAAGCTGCGCGAATTGCTCAAACTGATCTGCGCCGCCGACGCCCTGCACGCCGACAACCTCGGCCCATGGCTCGCGGACGAAGACGGCCGCGACCTGCTGTGCGAACTGGTCAAGCAAGGAAGCCTGGGATTTGCCGATGAATAA
- a CDS encoding NADP-dependent isocitrate dehydrogenase produces the protein MPTRSKIIYTFTDEAPALATYSLLPIVEAFTASADIAVETRDISLAARILASFPEQLGAKAIPDHLAELGDLAVTPEANIIKLPNISASTPQLQAAIKELQAQGYALPDYPETVTTDAEKETRARYDKVKGSAVNPVLREGNSDRRAPLSVKNYARKHPHKMGAWAADSKSHIAHMDNGDFYGSEKAVQIEAADAVKIELIAQDGTATALKEKTSVQAGEIIDTAVLSKKALRAFIAAEIEDAKKQGVLLSVHLKATMMKVSDPIMFGQIVAEFYKDALTKHATVLEQIGFNLNNGIGDLYARIKALPADQQAQIEADIQAVYAARPSLAMVNSDKGITNLHVPSDVIVDASMPAMIRDSGKMWGTDGQLHDTKAVIPDRCYATIYQAVIEDCKTNGAFDPTTMGSVPNVGLMAKKAEEYGSHDKTFQIKADGVVRVTDSKGNLLMEQNVEAGDIFRMCQTKDAPIQDWVKLAVNRARASNTPAIFWLDPKRAHDGVVVEKVQAYLKDHNTEGLDIRIMSPVEAMKFTLERTRKGLDTISVTGNVLRDYLTDLFPIMELGTSAKMLSIVPLMNGGGLFETGAGGSAPKHVQQLVEENFLRWDSLGEFLALAASLEHLGVTYNNPKALVLSKTLDQATGQFLDNNKSPSRKVGNIDNRGSHFYLALYWAQALAAQTEDTALQAQFGELAKTLAENEATIVAELNAVQGKPVDIGGYYAPNPELTSQAMRPSNTLNAAIAKLK, from the coding sequence ATGCCCACCCGCTCGAAGATCATCTATACCTTCACCGACGAAGCCCCGGCCCTCGCCACCTATTCACTGCTGCCTATCGTAGAGGCCTTCACCGCTTCCGCTGATATTGCCGTGGAAACCCGCGACATCTCCCTCGCCGCGCGCATCCTCGCAAGCTTCCCCGAGCAACTGGGCGCCAAGGCCATCCCGGACCACCTCGCCGAACTCGGCGACCTGGCCGTTACGCCTGAAGCCAACATCATCAAGCTGCCTAACATCAGCGCCTCGACCCCGCAGCTGCAAGCCGCGATCAAGGAACTGCAGGCCCAGGGCTACGCCCTGCCGGACTACCCGGAAACCGTAACCACCGACGCGGAAAAAGAAACCCGTGCCCGTTACGACAAGGTCAAGGGCAGCGCCGTGAACCCGGTACTGCGCGAAGGCAACTCCGACCGTCGCGCACCGCTGTCGGTCAAGAACTACGCGCGCAAGCACCCGCACAAGATGGGCGCCTGGGCTGCCGACTCCAAGTCGCACATCGCCCACATGGACAACGGCGACTTTTACGGCAGCGAAAAAGCCGTACAGATCGAAGCCGCCGATGCTGTCAAAATCGAGCTGATCGCCCAGGACGGCACCGCCACCGCGCTGAAGGAAAAGACTTCGGTACAGGCCGGCGAAATCATCGACACCGCCGTACTGAGCAAGAAAGCCCTGCGCGCGTTCATCGCCGCTGAAATCGAAGACGCCAAGAAACAAGGCGTACTGCTGTCGGTTCACCTGAAAGCCACCATGATGAAGGTCTCCGACCCGATCATGTTCGGCCAGATCGTTGCCGAGTTCTACAAAGACGCCCTGACCAAGCACGCCACCGTGCTGGAGCAGATCGGCTTCAACCTGAACAACGGCATCGGCGACCTGTACGCTCGCATCAAGGCCCTGCCGGCCGACCAGCAAGCGCAGATCGAAGCTGACATCCAGGCCGTATACGCGGCTCGCCCTTCCCTGGCGATGGTCAACTCCGACAAAGGCATTACCAACCTGCACGTGCCAAGCGACGTGATCGTCGACGCCTCGATGCCGGCCATGATCCGTGACTCCGGCAAAATGTGGGGCACCGACGGCCAGCTGCATGACACCAAGGCCGTCATCCCGGATCGCTGCTACGCCACCATCTACCAGGCGGTCATCGAAGACTGCAAGACCAATGGCGCCTTCGATCCGACCACCATGGGCAGCGTGCCAAACGTTGGCCTGATGGCGAAGAAAGCCGAAGAGTACGGCTCCCACGACAAGACCTTCCAGATCAAGGCTGACGGCGTTGTCCGCGTCACCGACAGCAAGGGCAACCTGCTGATGGAACAGAACGTCGAAGCCGGCGACATCTTCCGCATGTGCCAGACCAAAGACGCGCCGATCCAGGACTGGGTCAAGCTGGCCGTCAACCGCGCCCGCGCCAGCAACACCCCGGCCATTTTCTGGCTGGACCCCAAGCGTGCGCACGACGGCGTCGTGGTCGAGAAAGTTCAGGCTTACCTCAAAGACCACAACACCGAAGGCCTGGATATCCGCATCATGTCGCCGGTCGAAGCGATGAAGTTCACCCTGGAGCGCACCCGCAAGGGCCTGGATACCATTTCGGTGACCGGCAACGTACTGCGCGACTACCTGACCGACTTGTTCCCGATCATGGAACTGGGCACCAGCGCCAAGATGCTGTCGATCGTGCCGCTGATGAACGGCGGTGGCCTGTTCGAAACCGGCGCCGGCGGTTCGGCTCCGAAACACGTGCAGCAACTGGTGGAAGAGAACTTCCTGCGCTGGGATTCCCTGGGCGAGTTCCTGGCCCTGGCCGCGTCCCTTGAGCATTTGGGTGTGACGTACAACAACCCGAAAGCCCTGGTCCTGTCCAAGACCTTGGACCAGGCCACCGGCCAGTTCCTCGACAACAACAAGTCGCCCTCGCGCAAAGTCGGCAACATCGACAACCGCGGCAGCCACTTCTACCTGGCGCTGTACTGGGCACAAGCCCTGGCCGCCCAGACCGAAGACACTGCATTGCAAGCGCAGTTCGGCGAACTGGCCAAGACCCTGGCCGAGAACGAGGCGACCATCGTTGCCGAGCTCAACGCCGTACAAGGCAAGCCCGTGGACATCGGCGGCTACTACGCGCCGAACCCTGAGCTGACCAGCCAGGCCATGCGCCCAAGCAACACCCTCAACGCGGCGATTGCCAAGTTGAAGTAA
- the aceA gene encoding isocitrate lyase — MALTREQQIAALEKDWAENPRWKGVTRAYSAADVVRLRGSVQPEHTFAKLGAEKLWNLVTQGAKPSFRPDKDFVNCMGALTGGQAVQQVKAGIQAIYLSGWQVAADNNSAESMYPDQSLYPVDSVPTVVKRINNAFRRADQIQWKAGKGPGDEGYIDYFAPIVADAEAGFGGVLNAYELMKSMIEAGAAGVHFEDQLASVKKCGHMGGKVLVPTQEAVQKLTAARLAADVAGTPTIILARTDANAADLLTSDCDPYDLPFVTGERTQEGFYKVRAGLDQAIARGLAYAPYADLIWCETAKPDLDEARRFAEAIKKEYPDQLLSYNCSPSFNWKKNLDDATIAKFQRELSAMGYKHQFITLAGIHNMWHSMFNLAHDYARNDMTAYVKLQEQEFADASKGYTFVAHQQEVGTGYFDDMTTVIQGGTSSVTALTGSTEEEQFH, encoded by the coding sequence ATGGCACTGACACGCGAACAGCAAATTGCAGCCCTCGAGAAAGACTGGGCTGAAAACCCACGCTGGAAAGGCGTGACCCGCGCTTATTCCGCTGCTGACGTCGTCCGCCTGCGCGGCTCGGTTCAACCTGAGCACACCTTTGCAAAACTCGGCGCCGAGAAGCTGTGGAACCTGGTGACCCAAGGGGCCAAGCCGTCCTTCCGTCCCGACAAAGATTTCGTCAACTGCATGGGCGCCCTCACTGGCGGCCAGGCAGTGCAGCAGGTGAAAGCCGGTATCCAGGCGATCTACCTGTCCGGCTGGCAAGTGGCGGCGGACAACAACTCCGCCGAATCCATGTACCCCGATCAATCGCTGTACCCGGTGGACTCGGTGCCAACCGTGGTCAAGCGCATCAACAACGCGTTCCGTCGCGCCGACCAGATCCAATGGAAAGCCGGCAAAGGCCCGGGCGATGAAGGCTACATCGACTACTTCGCGCCGATCGTGGCCGACGCCGAAGCCGGTTTCGGCGGCGTACTCAACGCCTACGAGCTGATGAAGAGCATGATCGAGGCAGGCGCTGCCGGCGTGCACTTCGAAGACCAGCTGGCTTCGGTGAAGAAATGCGGGCACATGGGCGGCAAGGTACTGGTCCCAACCCAGGAAGCCGTCCAGAAGCTGACCGCTGCCCGCCTGGCCGCTGACGTCGCCGGCACGCCAACCATCATCCTGGCGCGTACCGATGCGAACGCCGCCGACTTGCTGACCTCGGATTGCGACCCATACGACCTGCCATTCGTGACCGGCGAGCGCACCCAGGAAGGCTTCTATAAGGTGCGTGCCGGTCTCGACCAGGCCATCGCCCGTGGCCTGGCCTACGCGCCGTACGCCGACCTGATCTGGTGCGAAACCGCCAAGCCGGACCTGGACGAAGCGCGTCGTTTCGCTGAAGCGATCAAGAAGGAATACCCGGACCAACTGCTTTCCTACAACTGCTCGCCTTCCTTCAACTGGAAGAAAAACCTGGACGACGCGACCATCGCCAAGTTCCAGCGCGAACTGTCCGCCATGGGTTACAAGCATCAGTTCATTACCCTGGCCGGCATTCACAACATGTGGCACAGCATGTTCAACTTGGCGCACGACTACGCCCGCAACGACATGACCGCCTACGTGAAGCTGCAAGAGCAGGAGTTCGCTGACGCGTCGAAGGGCTACACCTTCGTGGCGCACCAGCAGGAAGTGGGCACCGGCTACTTCGACGACATGACCACCGTGATCCAGGGCGGCACCTCGTCCGTGACCGCGCTGACCGGTTCGACCGAAGAAGAGCAGTTCCACTGA
- a CDS encoding secretin N-terminal domain-containing protein: MSLRTLLTALLLTASVSALADTAVVNLSNRTSADLLPVAQNFIGKDGTVSAYGNQLIVNADPAKIEGLRALLSQLDTPAKRLLITVDTNETNQQNRGDSQTRIISYGTTSRDGGVQQIQASEGIPALIQVGQSVPLTTTQPDSYGRPQNQTQYRNVTQGFYVTASVTGETVHLAISTNRDRMSQERPDVVNVQSTDTTVSGRLGEWISLAGINRDTQADKSSTTRSYSTQGRDDLTVRVKVDTLN, encoded by the coding sequence ATGTCCCTACGCACCCTGCTCACCGCCCTCCTCCTGACCGCCAGTGTCTCGGCCTTGGCCGACACCGCAGTCGTCAACCTGAGCAACCGCACCAGCGCCGACCTGCTGCCCGTGGCGCAAAACTTCATCGGCAAGGACGGCACCGTCAGCGCCTATGGCAACCAGCTGATTGTTAACGCTGACCCCGCAAAAATCGAAGGCCTGCGCGCCTTGCTGTCCCAGCTCGACACCCCGGCAAAACGCCTGCTGATCACCGTCGACACCAATGAAACCAACCAGCAGAACCGCGGCGACAGCCAGACCCGCATCATCAGCTACGGCACCACCAGCCGCGATGGCGGCGTCCAGCAGATCCAGGCCAGCGAAGGCATCCCCGCCCTGATCCAGGTCGGCCAGAGCGTGCCGCTGACCACCACCCAACCAGACAGTTATGGCCGCCCGCAGAACCAGACCCAGTACCGCAACGTCACCCAGGGCTTCTACGTGACCGCCAGCGTCACCGGCGAGACCGTGCACCTGGCGATCAGCACCAATCGTGACCGCATGAGCCAGGAACGTCCCGATGTAGTGAACGTGCAAAGCACCGACACAACAGTCAGTGGGCGCCTCGGCGAGTGGATCTCCCTGGCCGGCATCAATCGTGACACCCAGGCCGACAAATCCTCTACAACCCGCAGCTACTCTACTCAGGGCCGCGACGACCTGACTGTACGGGTCAAGGTCGATACCTTGAACTGA
- the mnmA gene encoding tRNA 2-thiouridine(34) synthase MnmA codes for MRDPAPSDTQKKRVIVGMSGGVDSSVSAVLLMEQGYEVEGLFMKNWEEDDGTEYCTAMDDLADAQAVCDKIGIKLHTANFAAEYWDNVFEHFLAEYKAGRTPNPDILCNREIKFKAFLDYAMMLGADLIATGHYVRRRDIDGRTELLKGLDPNKDQSYFLHAVGGEQIAKTLFPVGELEKPEVRRIAEQHGLATAKKKDSTGICFIGERRFSDFLKQYLPAQPGEIKTTDGEVIGRHHGLMYHTIGQRQGLGIGGLKDAGEEPWYVLVKDLENNVLIVGQGNEHPLLFSGALLASEIYWVNPIDLSTPRRLTAKVRYRQGDQACTLEKTVSGYRATFDEPQRAVTPGQSVVFYDGEVCLGGGVIEVAQAWSNPA; via the coding sequence ATGCGTGATCCAGCCCCTTCTGACACCCAAAAGAAGCGCGTCATCGTCGGCATGTCCGGCGGCGTGGATTCTTCCGTTTCCGCCGTTCTGCTCATGGAGCAGGGTTATGAGGTGGAAGGCCTGTTCATGAAGAACTGGGAAGAAGACGATGGAACGGAATACTGCACCGCCATGGACGACCTGGCGGACGCCCAGGCCGTGTGCGACAAGATCGGCATCAAGCTGCACACCGCCAACTTCGCCGCCGAGTACTGGGACAATGTGTTCGAGCACTTCCTCGCCGAGTACAAGGCCGGTCGCACGCCGAACCCGGACATCCTGTGCAACCGCGAGATCAAGTTCAAGGCGTTCCTTGACTACGCCATGATGCTCGGTGCCGACCTGATCGCTACTGGCCACTACGTGCGCCGCCGCGATATCGACGGGCGTACCGAACTGCTCAAGGGCCTGGACCCGAACAAGGACCAGAGCTACTTCCTGCACGCCGTCGGCGGTGAACAGATCGCCAAGACCCTGTTCCCGGTGGGCGAGCTGGAAAAACCTGAAGTGCGCAGGATCGCCGAGCAACACGGCCTGGCCACTGCCAAGAAGAAAGACTCTACCGGCATCTGCTTTATCGGCGAGCGCCGCTTCAGCGACTTTCTCAAGCAGTACCTGCCGGCGCAGCCGGGCGAAATCAAAACGACTGACGGTGAAGTCATCGGCCGTCACCATGGCCTGATGTATCACACCATCGGCCAGCGCCAGGGCCTGGGCATCGGCGGTTTGAAAGACGCCGGTGAAGAGCCGTGGTACGTGCTGGTCAAAGACCTGGAAAACAACGTGCTGATCGTTGGCCAGGGTAACGAACACCCGTTGCTGTTCTCCGGCGCCCTGCTCGCTTCCGAGATCTATTGGGTCAACCCGATCGACCTGAGTACGCCACGCCGCCTGACCGCCAAAGTGCGCTATCGCCAAGGCGACCAGGCCTGCACCCTGGAAAAAACCGTCAGCGGCTACCGCGCCACCTTTGATGAGCCGCAACGCGCGGTCACCCCTGGCCAGTCTGTGGTGTTCTACGACGGTGAGGTTTGCCTGGGCGGCGGCGTGATTGAAGTCGCGCAGGCCTGGAGCAACCCGGCATGA
- the purB gene encoding adenylosuccinate lyase has product MQLSSLTAVSPVDGRYAGKTQALRPIFSEYGLIRARVLVEVRWLQRLAAHPGISEVPAFSAEANAVLNTLAENFSLEHAERVKEIERTTNHDVKAIEYLLKEQAAKLPELAQVSEFIHFACTSEDINNLSHALMLREGRDDVMLPLMHQTADAIRELAIRFADVPMLSRTHGQPASPTTLGKELANVVYRLERQIAQVAAVPLLGKINGAVGNYNAHLSAYPEIDWEENARAFIEDELGLGFNPYTTQIEPHDYIAELFDAIARFNTILIDFDRDIWGYISLGYFKQRTIAGEIGSSTMPHKVNPIDFENSEGNLGIANALFQHLASKLPISRWQRDLTDSTVLRNLGVGFAHSVIAYEASLKGISKLELNAQKIAADLDACWEVLAEPIQTVMRRYNIENPYEKLKELTRGKGITSEALQTFIDGLDMPAAAKAELKLLTPANYIGNAVEQAKRI; this is encoded by the coding sequence ATGCAGCTTTCTTCGCTCACTGCGGTTTCCCCTGTTGACGGCCGCTACGCCGGCAAAACCCAGGCCCTGCGCCCTATTTTCAGCGAATACGGCCTGATCCGTGCTCGTGTACTGGTTGAAGTGCGCTGGCTCCAGCGCCTGGCCGCTCACCCTGGCATCAGCGAAGTGCCGGCGTTTTCCGCCGAGGCCAACGCTGTCTTGAATACCCTGGCGGAAAACTTCTCCCTGGAGCACGCCGAGCGTGTCAAAGAGATCGAGCGCACCACCAACCACGACGTAAAAGCCATCGAATACCTGCTCAAGGAGCAGGCGGCCAAGCTGCCGGAACTGGCCCAGGTCAGCGAATTCATCCACTTTGCCTGCACCAGCGAGGACATCAACAACCTGTCCCACGCCCTGATGCTGCGCGAAGGCCGTGATGACGTGATGCTGCCGCTGATGCACCAGACCGCCGACGCGATCCGCGAACTGGCGATCCGCTTCGCCGATGTGCCGATGCTGTCGCGTACCCACGGTCAGCCGGCGTCGCCGACGACCTTGGGCAAGGAACTGGCCAACGTGGTGTACCGCCTCGAGCGCCAGATCGCTCAGGTCGCCGCCGTCCCGCTGCTGGGCAAGATCAACGGCGCCGTGGGCAACTACAACGCGCACCTGTCGGCCTACCCGGAAATCGACTGGGAAGAAAACGCCCGTGCCTTCATCGAAGACGAGCTGGGCCTGGGCTTCAACCCCTACACTACGCAGATCGAACCGCACGACTACATCGCCGAGCTGTTCGACGCGATCGCACGCTTCAATACCATCCTGATCGACTTCGACCGCGATATCTGGGGCTACATCTCCCTGGGCTACTTCAAGCAGCGCACCATTGCCGGTGAAATCGGTTCGTCGACCATGCCACACAAGGTCAACCCGATCGACTTCGAAAACTCCGAAGGCAACCTCGGCATCGCCAACGCCCTGTTCCAGCACCTGGCCAGTAAATTGCCGATCTCCCGCTGGCAGCGCGACCTGACCGACTCCACCGTACTGCGCAACCTCGGCGTGGGTTTTGCCCACAGCGTGATCGCGTACGAAGCCAGCCTCAAGGGCATCAGCAAGCTTGAGCTCAACGCGCAGAAGATCGCCGCTGACCTGGACGCCTGCTGGGAAGTCCTGGCCGAGCCGATCCAGACCGTGATGCGTCGCTACAACATCGAAAACCCCTACGAGAAGCTCAAAGAGTTGACGCGCGGCAAGGGCATCACCTCCGAAGCGCTGCAAACTTTCATCGACGGCCTGGACATGCCAGCCGCGGCCAAGGCCGAGCTGAAGCTGCTGACCCCAGCCAATTACATCGGCAACGCCGTCGAGCAAGCCAAGCGCATCTGA
- a CDS encoding GNAT family N-acetyltransferase: protein MNKIHVSVADWQKDIAEIRRIREAVFIAEQSVPPELEWDADDAGAMHFLAFEGDFPIGTARLLPSGEIGRVSVLKDWRGLKVGDKLMETVIGVAEQRGQTRQFLSAQVYAAPFYERLGFKIVSDEFLEVGIPHVDMVRGD from the coding sequence ATGAATAAGATTCACGTGAGTGTCGCGGACTGGCAAAAGGATATCGCCGAGATCAGGCGCATTCGTGAAGCGGTGTTCATCGCCGAACAATCGGTTCCTCCCGAGCTGGAATGGGACGCGGACGACGCAGGTGCGATGCACTTTCTGGCGTTCGAAGGCGACTTCCCGATTGGCACCGCTCGGTTGTTGCCCAGCGGCGAGATCGGCCGCGTGTCGGTACTCAAGGACTGGCGCGGGCTGAAGGTCGGCGACAAGCTGATGGAAACGGTGATCGGCGTCGCCGAGCAGCGTGGCCAGACCCGGCAGTTTCTGAGTGCCCAGGTGTATGCGGCGCCGTTCTATGAGCGGCTGGGGTTCAAGATCGTCAGCGACGAGTTTCTTGAAGTCGGGATTCCGCATGTGGACATGGTGCGCGGGGACTGA
- the icd gene encoding NADP-dependent isocitrate dehydrogenase: protein MGYKKIQVPAVGDKITVNADHSLNVPDQPIIPYIEGDGIGVDISPVMIKVVDAAVEKAYGGKRKISWMEVYAGEKATQVYDQDTWLPQETLDAVKDYVVSIKGPLTTPVGGGIRSLNVALRQQLDLYVCLRPVRWFEGVPSPVKKPGDVDMTIFRENSEDIYAGIEWKAGSPEAIKVIKFLKEEMGVTKIRFDQDCGIGVKPVSKEGTKRLARKALQYVVDNDRESLTIVHKGNIMKFTEGAFKEWAYEVAAEEFGATLLDGGPWMQFKNPRTGKNVVVKDAIADAMLQQILLRPAEYDVIATLNLNGDYLSDALAAEVGGIGIAPGANLSDTVAMFEATHGTAPKYAGKDQVNPGSLILSAEMMLRHMGWVEAADLIIKGTNGAISAKTVTYDFERLMDGATLVSSSGFGDALISHM from the coding sequence ATGGGATACAAGAAGATTCAGGTTCCGGCAGTCGGCGACAAAATCACCGTCAATGCAGACCATTCTCTCAATGTTCCTGACCAACCGATCATCCCTTACATCGAAGGTGACGGTATCGGCGTCGACATCAGCCCGGTGATGATCAAGGTGGTCGACGCCGCTGTTGAAAAGGCCTACGGCGGCAAGCGAAAAATCTCGTGGATGGAGGTTTATGCCGGCGAGAAGGCGACTCAAGTCTACGACCAGGACACCTGGCTGCCTCAGGAAACCCTGGATGCGGTCAAGGATTACGTAGTGTCCATCAAGGGCCCGCTGACCACGCCCGTTGGCGGCGGTATTCGTTCGTTGAACGTGGCCCTGCGCCAGCAACTCGACCTTTATGTCTGCCTGCGTCCGGTGCGCTGGTTTGAAGGCGTGCCCAGCCCGGTCAAGAAGCCCGGCGATGTGGACATGACTATCTTCCGCGAGAACTCCGAGGACATCTACGCCGGGATCGAGTGGAAGGCCGGCTCGCCCGAAGCGATCAAGGTGATCAAGTTCCTGAAGGAAGAGATGGGTGTCACCAAGATCCGTTTCGACCAGGATTGCGGGATTGGCGTGAAGCCGGTCTCCAAGGAGGGCACCAAGCGCCTGGCGCGCAAGGCCCTGCAATACGTAGTGGATAACGACCGTGAGTCGCTGACCATCGTGCACAAAGGCAACATCATGAAGTTCACCGAAGGCGCCTTTAAAGAATGGGCCTACGAAGTGGCGGCCGAAGAGTTCGGTGCCACGCTGCTCGACGGTGGCCCGTGGATGCAGTTCAAGAACCCCAGGACCGGCAAGAATGTGGTGGTCAAGGACGCCATTGCCGACGCCATGCTCCAGCAGATCCTGCTGCGTCCGGCTGAATATGACGTGATCGCGACCCTCAACCTGAACGGCGACTACCTGTCCGATGCCCTGGCGGCAGAAGTGGGCGGCATCGGTATTGCGCCGGGCGCGAACCTGTCCGACACCGTGGCGATGTTCGAGGCGACCCACGGCACTGCGCCTAAATATGCGGGCAAGGACCAGGTCAATCCGGGTTCGTTGATCCTGTCGGCGGAGATGATGCTGCGTCACATGGGCTGGGTCGAGGCGGCGGATTTGATTATCAAGGGCACCAATGGCGCCATTTCGGCGAAGACCGTGACCTATGACTTCGAGCGCCTGATGGACGGTGCGACGCTGGTGTCGTCGTCGGGGTTTGGTGATGCGTTGATTTCGCATATGTAA
- the hflD gene encoding high frequency lysogenization protein HflD encodes MSPTQEQLTALGGVFLAAVLVDKIAKTGQVTEAGLACMLGSLLIRDPKDTLEVYGGDDLALREGYRALIGALERDPSTLQREPLRYALSMLGLERQLAKRDDMLETIGKRLPQIQSQVEHFGPAHENVVAACGALYQDTLSTLRQRIQVHGDMRNLQQPNNASKIRALLLAGIRSARLWRQLGGHRWQLVISRRKLLKELYPLMRNE; translated from the coding sequence ATGAGCCCGACCCAGGAGCAGTTGACCGCACTCGGCGGGGTTTTCCTCGCGGCGGTACTGGTGGACAAGATCGCCAAGACCGGCCAGGTCACCGAGGCCGGCCTGGCCTGCATGCTCGGCAGCCTGCTGATTCGCGACCCCAAGGACACCCTGGAGGTCTACGGCGGCGACGACCTGGCGCTGCGTGAAGGTTACCGCGCGCTGATCGGCGCCCTGGAGCGCGACCCGAGCACCTTGCAGCGTGAGCCGTTGCGCTACGCCCTGTCGATGCTCGGTCTTGAGCGTCAACTGGCCAAGCGCGACGACATGCTCGAGACCATCGGCAAGCGCCTGCCGCAGATTCAGTCCCAGGTGGAGCACTTTGGCCCGGCCCATGAAAACGTGGTCGCCGCCTGCGGAGCGCTGTACCAGGACACCTTGAGCACTCTGCGCCAGCGCATCCAGGTGCACGGCGACATGCGCAACCTGCAACAACCGAACAACGCCTCGAAAATCCGCGCGCTGCTGCTGGCCGGTATTCGTTCGGCGCGGTTGTGGCGCCAGTTGGGCGGGCATCGCTGGCAGTTGGTGATCAGCCGGCGCAAATTGCTCAAAGAGCTTTACCCGTTGATGCGCAACGAATAA